Proteins encoded in a region of the Chloroherpetonaceae bacterium genome:
- the dapF gene encoding diaminopimelate epimerase, with the protein MPFSPKAAETKYTMYIAMRFAMAKLFSTVSIRTISFTKMSGAGNDFIMIDNRSLHLELSEAQIAKWCKRGTGIGADGLILLEHSSQYDFAMRYYNADGKLGSMCGNGGRCAARFAYLSGIQKMHLTFEANGKCYDAFILDDSRVRLKMQPPQNFRDALSVEGYEGFFVDTGSPHVVIYTSQLEALEVNQIGRKIRHNAALFPEGTNVNFVEPVSDSVLRIRTFERGVENETLACGTGCVAAAVISYRLGKAPHRHITLLVQSGETLEVEFDETLQHVYLTGSASVVFTGCVELPETP; encoded by the coding sequence ATGCCCTTCTCTCCTAAGGCAGCAGAAACAAAATACACGATGTATATTGCTATGCGGTTTGCAATGGCTAAACTCTTTTCTACCGTGAGCATACGCACAATTTCTTTTACAAAGATGTCGGGCGCAGGCAATGATTTCATTATGATTGACAACCGCTCGCTCCACCTTGAGCTTTCTGAAGCGCAGATTGCTAAATGGTGCAAGCGGGGCACGGGTATTGGCGCTGATGGTCTCATTTTACTGGAACACTCCTCCCAGTACGATTTTGCGATGCGTTACTACAATGCCGATGGGAAACTTGGCTCAATGTGTGGTAATGGTGGGCGATGTGCCGCTCGCTTTGCATACCTTTCAGGTATCCAGAAAATGCATCTTACCTTCGAAGCCAATGGTAAGTGCTACGATGCTTTTATCTTAGACGACAGTCGCGTGCGGCTCAAAATGCAACCGCCTCAAAACTTCAGAGACGCTCTCTCTGTCGAAGGCTACGAAGGCTTCTTTGTTGACACGGGTTCGCCGCATGTGGTGATTTATACTTCCCAGCTTGAAGCTCTCGAAGTCAATCAGATTGGGCGAAAGATTCGGCACAACGCGGCACTTTTTCCAGAGGGCACAAATGTGAATTTTGTGGAGCCAGTCTCGGACAGTGTGCTACGCATTCGCACCTTTGAGCGAGGTGTCGAGAATGAAACCTTAGCTTGTGGCACGGGTTGCGTTGCTGCGGCGGTCATCAGCTACCGCTTGGGCAAAGCACCACATCGGCATATCACGCTGCTTGTGCAAAGTGGCGAAACACTTGAAGTAGAGTTTGACGAAACGCTACAGCATGTTTATCTCACTGGCAGTGCTTCAGTCGTCTTTACAGGCTGCGTGGAACTGCCTGAAACACCCTAA
- a CDS encoding 3-deoxy-D-manno-octulosonic acid transferase, whose translation MLQFWRVLYWLFFPLFQLTVRVLALFSPKVRLTLKGRQQLFEQLECAIASMPESNVLRVWIHAASVGEFEQARPLIQRLRNELGARVFVSFLSVSGYEARKNYPDADLVCYLPEDTERNAARFIELLRPSLLLVMRYDFWFNHLFTAREHGVELILVNAVLSERSTYLRPVVRSFYKQIFLLFDKIFTVTPADTQRFKAAFGIQSVEAIGDTRYDQVWQRSQSRKSIARFEPFFHSRKVLVAGSIWPADVALLIPAFARLKQSLRCSTPNLSLILVPHEVDAATVAHLQALLQRYGFSSEKASALPADFSAEKVLIVDEIGYLAELYALASVAFVGGGFGKNVHSVLEAAAHGVPVVYGYRIKKSPEAQELAASGGGTVVHNGTELYNALYKYFTDDAARQAAGNCCAAHVRSRLGATEKILQHLLPRQNSLSTNAPVSKP comes from the coding sequence ATGCTTCAATTCTGGCGTGTGCTCTATTGGCTGTTCTTTCCACTTTTTCAGCTCACAGTACGCGTGCTTGCACTCTTTTCGCCTAAGGTTCGCCTGACGCTCAAAGGTCGCCAGCAGCTTTTTGAGCAGCTCGAGTGCGCCATAGCCTCAATGCCAGAGAGCAATGTGCTGCGTGTGTGGATTCACGCTGCATCGGTGGGCGAATTTGAGCAAGCTCGCCCGCTCATCCAGCGACTACGCAACGAACTTGGTGCTCGTGTGTTTGTGTCGTTTCTTTCTGTCTCGGGCTACGAAGCACGGAAAAATTATCCTGACGCTGACCTTGTTTGTTACCTGCCCGAAGACACAGAACGCAACGCTGCTCGTTTCATTGAGCTTTTGCGCCCCTCGCTCCTTTTGGTGATGCGTTACGACTTTTGGTTCAACCACCTCTTTACGGCACGTGAGCACGGTGTTGAGCTTATTTTGGTAAATGCCGTGCTGTCGGAGCGCAGTACATATCTTCGTCCAGTTGTGCGCAGTTTCTACAAGCAAATTTTTTTGCTTTTCGACAAAATCTTTACAGTAACCCCTGCAGATACGCAGCGGTTCAAAGCGGCTTTTGGTATCCAGAGCGTAGAGGCAATTGGCGACACTCGCTATGACCAAGTTTGGCAGCGTAGTCAGTCGCGCAAGAGCATTGCACGCTTTGAGCCATTTTTTCACAGCCGAAAAGTGCTGGTTGCTGGGAGCATCTGGCCAGCTGATGTAGCGCTACTTATCCCTGCATTTGCGCGTCTAAAGCAAAGCCTCCGCTGCTCCACGCCGAATCTTTCTTTGATTTTGGTGCCACACGAGGTTGATGCTGCCACAGTTGCACATCTTCAAGCACTGTTGCAACGCTACGGTTTTTCTTCTGAAAAAGCCTCTGCATTGCCAGCCGACTTCTCAGCTGAAAAAGTGCTCATCGTTGACGAGATTGGCTATTTGGCAGAGCTTTATGCGCTCGCCAGTGTGGCATTTGTTGGTGGTGGATTTGGGAAGAATGTGCACAGCGTGCTGGAAGCTGCAGCACACGGCGTGCCTGTAGTCTATGGTTATCGCATCAAAAAATCGCCTGAAGCCCAGGAATTAGCAGCGTCTGGCGGCGGCACAGTTGTTCACAACGGCACTGAACTTTACAACGCTCTCTACAAATACTTCACGGATGACGCCGCTCGTCAAGCTGCCGGAAACTGTTGTGCCGCGCATGTGCGTTCAAGACTCGGCGCCACTGAGAAAATCTTGCAACACCTTTTGCCTCGTCAAAATTCTCTCTCTACCAATGCACCAGTCTCCAAGCCCTGA